The Listeria sp. PSOL-1 genome includes a region encoding these proteins:
- the rpsA gene encoding 30S ribosomal protein S1, which produces MSEELNNVEVKSFDEGDKVTGTVTSVEDKQVYVGIPDSKLDGVIPISELSNVHVESASDVVKVGDTLDLIVTKVEEDILVLSKRKVDAEKAVDEVKAKFESGEVFEAVVSDVVKGGLVVDLGVRAFVPASLVSNRFIEDFTDYKGKSLTFKVVEFEPENNRVILSHRAIVEEEEAAKKKERLSEIKEGDIIEGTVERLAKFGAFIDLGGVDGLVHVSQISYQHVASPSDILSEGEKVKVKVISVDPENERISLSIKDTLPGPWDNISEKAPVGSVLKGKVMRLVSFGAFVEVFPGVEGLVHISQISHQHIGTPNEVLEEGQEVEVKVLEVDEAEKRLSLSIKVLEDEPVSEPEYEMPEENTGFQMGDLIGDKLKGIKDSSEDK; this is translated from the coding sequence ATGTCTGAAGAATTAAATAATGTGGAAGTTAAGAGCTTTGATGAAGGAGATAAAGTAACCGGTACAGTTACTAGCGTTGAGGATAAACAAGTTTACGTTGGAATTCCTGATAGCAAACTGGATGGTGTTATTCCGATTAGTGAACTTTCCAATGTACATGTGGAATCAGCTTCTGATGTAGTTAAAGTAGGCGATACATTAGATTTGATTGTTACAAAAGTAGAGGAAGATATTCTTGTTCTTTCAAAACGCAAGGTAGACGCAGAAAAAGCAGTAGATGAAGTAAAAGCAAAATTTGAATCTGGTGAAGTTTTTGAAGCTGTTGTAAGCGATGTTGTAAAAGGTGGACTTGTGGTTGATCTTGGTGTCCGCGCTTTTGTTCCAGCTTCTTTAGTCAGCAACCGCTTTATTGAAGATTTCACTGATTACAAGGGAAAATCATTAACGTTTAAAGTTGTTGAATTTGAACCTGAGAACAATCGAGTTATTTTAAGCCATCGCGCTATTGTTGAAGAAGAAGAAGCCGCTAAGAAAAAGGAACGATTAAGCGAGATTAAAGAAGGAGATATCATCGAAGGAACCGTTGAACGCCTTGCTAAATTTGGTGCGTTTATTGATTTAGGTGGTGTTGACGGGCTAGTCCATGTTTCACAAATCTCCTACCAGCATGTTGCATCTCCTAGTGACATCCTTTCAGAAGGTGAAAAAGTAAAAGTGAAAGTCATTAGTGTTGATCCTGAAAATGAACGCATTTCGCTTTCCATTAAAGATACGCTTCCTGGACCATGGGATAATATCTCTGAGAAAGCACCAGTTGGTTCTGTGTTAAAAGGAAAAGTGATGCGCTTAGTTTCTTTCGGTGCTTTTGTAGAAGTATTTCCTGGTGTTGAAGGATTGGTTCATATTTCTCAGATTTCACATCAACATATTGGCACGCCAAACGAGGTATTAGAAGAAGGCCAAGAAGTTGAAGTCAAAGTATTAGAAGTTGATGAAGCTGAGAAACGTTTATCTTTAAGCATTAAAGTACTTGAAGACGAGCCGGTTTCTGAACCAGAATACGAAATGCCTGAAGAAAACACTGGTTTCCAAATGGGAGACTTAATTGGTGATAAGCTTAAAGGGATTAAAGATAGTAGTGAAGATAAATAA
- a CDS encoding ECF transporter S component yields the protein MKNYSLKTFVGIAVFGTIAFVVMLFQFPLPGVASFLKLDFGDIPVLIGGLLFGPLAIILMELIKNVLEFLMSGSPVGVPVGEMANFLSGLCFVLPIYYLLQWSRSTKGIIVSTISGTLLMTVAMSIFNYFVLLPFYIKLGGLPANTDVTAIVVAGIVPFNLLKGVIVSIVFFLLYAPLKTWIFKNQTPKERKKYQKKHHETA from the coding sequence ATGAAAAATTATTCGTTAAAAACATTTGTTGGGATTGCTGTATTTGGAACGATTGCGTTTGTCGTTATGCTATTTCAATTTCCACTACCAGGAGTTGCGTCGTTTTTAAAACTTGATTTTGGTGATATTCCTGTTTTAATTGGAGGATTATTATTTGGTCCATTAGCGATTATTTTAATGGAACTCATCAAAAATGTATTGGAGTTCTTAATGTCTGGTAGCCCAGTAGGCGTGCCAGTTGGAGAAATGGCGAATTTTTTATCAGGGCTTTGCTTTGTTTTGCCAATCTATTATTTGCTTCAATGGTCCCGCTCTACAAAAGGAATAATTGTTTCGACAATCAGTGGGACACTTTTGATGACAGTAGCTATGTCGATATTTAATTATTTTGTTTTATTGCCGTTTTATATTAAGCTAGGTGGATTACCAGCGAATACGGATGTTACAGCGATTGTGGTAGCAGGAATCGTCCCATTTAATTTACTTAAAGGAGTCATTGTCAGCATTGTATTTTTCCTTTTATATGCGCCTTTAAAAACCTGGATTTTTAAAAATCAAACACCTAAAGAACGGAAAAAATACCAAAAAAAACATCATGAAACAGCTTGA
- the hepT gene encoding heptaprenyl diphosphate synthase component II codes for MNVNFLYVNAQKDIENIERVLTKAVGDTDSDMISEAALHLLKAGGKRIRPLFLCFSSRLSKEADPEEVRYGAAAIELIHMASIVHDDVVDDAAVRRGRPTIKALWGNHIAMYTGDFLFAKSLEYMTRLKDRRAHLMLSKVTVELAIGEIEQIKDKYNFEQSVKTYLRRIKRKTALLIAASCGLGGIIGQLPNRFDEKLYLFGYYVGMAFQISDDILDFVGSEKAIGKPAGEDLRQGNVTLPVFFAMKDPLLAKRIACVTSETNSDEMKRIIQAIIDSGAIKKAEEVATAYSNKALQILNELPQTKELKPLRQVVSALNKRSH; via the coding sequence ATGAATGTTAATTTTTTATATGTAAATGCACAAAAGGACATTGAAAATATTGAGCGTGTGTTAACCAAAGCTGTCGGTGATACAGATAGTGATATGATTTCTGAAGCAGCACTACATTTGCTTAAAGCTGGTGGCAAACGTATTCGGCCGCTTTTTCTGTGCTTTTCATCTAGACTTTCAAAAGAAGCGGATCCTGAAGAAGTAAGGTACGGTGCGGCTGCGATTGAGCTTATTCACATGGCGTCCATTGTTCATGATGATGTAGTCGATGATGCTGCGGTACGAAGAGGGCGACCAACGATTAAAGCACTTTGGGGGAATCATATTGCTATGTATACGGGGGATTTTCTTTTTGCTAAATCGCTAGAATATATGACGCGATTAAAAGATCGACGTGCTCATTTAATGCTTTCGAAGGTAACGGTTGAGCTTGCTATTGGTGAAATTGAGCAAATTAAAGATAAATATAATTTTGAGCAAAGTGTAAAAACGTATTTGCGGCGAATAAAACGAAAAACGGCACTTTTAATAGCAGCTAGTTGTGGACTTGGAGGTATCATTGGTCAATTGCCAAATCGGTTCGATGAAAAACTCTATTTATTTGGCTATTATGTTGGGATGGCTTTTCAAATTTCTGATGATATCCTTGATTTTGTTGGAAGTGAAAAAGCAATCGGTAAACCAGCGGGGGAAGATTTACGCCAAGGGAATGTTACTTTACCAGTTTTTTTTGCGATGAAAGATCCACTTTTAGCTAAACGAATTGCTTGTGTAACAAGTGAAACAAATTCTGATGAGATGAAAAGAATCATTCAAGCGATTATCGACAGTGGTGCGATAAAAAAAGCAGAAGAAGTAGCAACAGCTTATTCGAATAAAGCACTTCAGATTTTGAACGAACTTCCACAAACGAAAGAATTAAAACCATTAAGACAAGTCGTAAGCGCATTAAATAAACGCAGTCATTAA
- a CDS encoding helix-turn-helix domain-containing protein, whose amino-acid sequence MDSLDQYLLFLLKKLVRPRKLPFLHAVMTGRRIGQTIQDIHLFKAEAYFGLLPNLSKELLQERCEKLLRSGAILQSENGFILAIDFSTPDFLRKDWNGFRACNRPQQFFKRLMLLVQVLSNKKYDKAHYLPIIRDKEVQIFIKQWLNRYGKNEQIRTNLHEELYRFSANQPYPELYIYRLSGGDWIGETAAQIAEKLALPLYESYFEWRYGLEQLILAPAAFPILQTLIAPVFSNLTNSSYFTYEKMKQGMSSKQLASIRNLKLSTIQDHIVEIAATLPTEFPLTINQEIQKALQETEYTSLKEIKQLFPEWSYFDIRLAVVLERSLNEARAST is encoded by the coding sequence ATGGACTCACTTGACCAATATCTTCTTTTTCTATTAAAGAAGCTTGTGCGACCAAGAAAGTTGCCATTTTTACATGCAGTGATGACTGGTAGAAGGATAGGGCAAACCATTCAGGATATTCATTTGTTTAAAGCAGAAGCCTATTTTGGATTGCTGCCTAATCTATCTAAAGAATTGTTACAAGAGCGTTGCGAAAAATTATTAAGAAGCGGCGCGATCCTTCAAAGTGAAAATGGATTCATCTTAGCAATCGATTTCAGCACTCCTGATTTTTTGCGCAAAGATTGGAACGGATTCCGCGCTTGTAACCGACCACAACAGTTTTTTAAGCGGTTGATGTTACTTGTACAAGTACTAAGTAATAAAAAGTACGATAAAGCCCATTATTTGCCAATTATTCGTGATAAAGAAGTGCAGATCTTTATTAAGCAGTGGTTGAATAGGTACGGAAAAAACGAACAGATAAGAACAAATCTTCATGAAGAGTTATACCGTTTTAGCGCTAACCAACCCTATCCAGAATTATATATTTATCGGTTAAGCGGTGGAGATTGGATTGGTGAAACTGCTGCACAAATTGCTGAAAAATTAGCTTTACCACTTTATGAAAGTTACTTCGAGTGGCGATATGGCTTGGAGCAGCTTATTCTAGCACCGGCAGCCTTTCCTATTTTACAAACGCTGATTGCTCCAGTTTTTTCCAATTTAACCAATTCTAGCTATTTTACTTATGAGAAAATGAAGCAAGGGATGAGCTCTAAGCAATTGGCTAGCATCCGGAACCTGAAATTGAGCACCATTCAAGATCATATTGTTGAAATTGCTGCGACGCTACCTACTGAGTTTCCATTAACGATAAATCAAGAGATCCAAAAAGCGTTACAAGAAACAGAGTATACTTCACTAAAAGAAATTAAACAGCTATTTCCTGAATGGAGTTATTTTGATATTCGCTTAGCAGTGGTTTTGGAAAGGAGTTTAAATGAAGCTAGAGCAAGCACTTAA
- a CDS encoding demethylmenaquinone methyltransferase, with the protein MTETKEEKVHKVFEKISADYDVMNSIISFKLHIHWRKQTMELMRVKKGAKVLDVCCGTADWAMMSAEYVGSNGEVIGLDFSENMLEVGRKKVAQAGYTNVKLIHGNAMRLPFADDSFDYVTIGFGLRNVPDYLTVLKEMYRVLKPGGEAVCLETSQPNIPLWRPLFNGYFRYVMPLVGKLFAKSYHEYSWLQESTRAFPNMGALSDMFYEAGFAHVRYISHNGGVSASHFGVKKKEQIGDHK; encoded by the coding sequence GTGACGGAAACAAAAGAGGAAAAAGTACATAAAGTGTTTGAAAAAATTTCAGCTGATTATGATGTCATGAACAGCATTATCAGCTTTAAATTACACATTCATTGGCGCAAACAAACAATGGAGCTTATGCGTGTGAAAAAAGGGGCCAAAGTACTTGATGTATGTTGTGGGACTGCGGACTGGGCGATGATGTCAGCTGAATATGTTGGTAGCAACGGTGAGGTTATAGGACTTGATTTTAGTGAAAACATGCTTGAAGTTGGTCGTAAGAAAGTAGCCCAAGCTGGTTATACAAATGTTAAATTAATTCATGGCAATGCAATGCGGCTTCCTTTTGCTGATGATTCTTTTGATTATGTTACAATCGGCTTTGGACTTCGGAATGTCCCTGATTATTTAACGGTTTTAAAAGAGATGTACCGCGTTTTAAAGCCAGGTGGAGAAGCGGTTTGTCTTGAAACGAGCCAGCCGAATATACCGCTTTGGCGGCCACTGTTTAATGGCTATTTCCGTTATGTTATGCCGCTTGTCGGCAAACTTTTTGCGAAAAGTTATCATGAGTATAGTTGGTTACAAGAATCGACGCGAGCATTTCCCAATATGGGAGCATTGTCGGATATGTTTTATGAAGCAGGATTCGCTCATGTTCGTTATATTTCACATAATGGTGGCGTGAGTGCCTCTCATTTTGGTGTTAAAAAGAAAGAACAAATTGGTGACCACAAATGA
- a CDS encoding asparaginase, with product MAKVALITTGGTIASKKTASGKLASGELSGEEFVSLCELPKEIQVDIYSTFQLPSMHISFHDLQTLKRLVETIHMDESYDGIVVTHGTDSLEETAYFLDLVIADSRPIVVTGSQRGPEEMGTDAYVNIRHAIYAACEPRLDNVGTVVVFNERIFAARYVKKVHASNIQGFSAFGFGYLGIIDNDQVFIYQKPIERDYYDMNLDLPEVVIIKCYLGANELFIDDAIENGVRGIVLEGVGRGQVAPKMMPAIIRALEKRIPVVITTSAEEGNIYTAYDYEGSTYDLYNRGVILGKDYDSKKARMKLAVLLASKETVTQADFS from the coding sequence ATGGCAAAAGTAGCGCTAATAACGACTGGTGGTACAATTGCAAGCAAAAAAACAGCATCTGGGAAGCTTGCATCTGGCGAACTATCAGGTGAAGAGTTTGTTAGCTTATGTGAGCTACCAAAAGAAATTCAAGTGGATATTTATTCAACTTTTCAACTACCTTCTATGCACATTTCTTTCCATGATTTGCAAACACTAAAGCGACTAGTAGAAACGATTCACATGGATGAAAGTTATGATGGCATCGTTGTTACACACGGGACGGATTCACTAGAAGAAACAGCTTATTTCCTAGATTTAGTCATTGCTGATTCAAGGCCAATTGTCGTTACAGGCTCACAACGTGGCCCAGAAGAAATGGGTACAGATGCTTACGTAAACATTCGTCATGCCATTTATGCTGCTTGTGAGCCCCGTCTAGACAACGTGGGGACTGTTGTTGTGTTTAATGAAAGAATTTTTGCAGCGCGTTATGTTAAGAAGGTGCACGCCTCAAACATTCAAGGTTTCAGTGCTTTTGGATTTGGTTATTTAGGAATTATTGATAATGATCAAGTTTTTATTTATCAGAAACCGATTGAGCGTGATTATTATGATATGAATCTTGACTTGCCAGAAGTAGTGATCATTAAATGTTATCTAGGAGCAAATGAGCTTTTTATTGATGATGCGATTGAAAATGGTGTTCGTGGTATTGTTTTAGAAGGCGTTGGACGCGGGCAGGTAGCACCAAAAATGATGCCTGCTATTATTCGTGCGCTCGAGAAAAGGATTCCTGTTGTGATTACAACCAGTGCGGAAGAAGGGAATATTTATACCGCATATGACTATGAAGGAAGTACATATGACCTTTACAATCGTGGTGTCATTTTAGGGAAAGACTATGATAGTAAAAAAGCAAGAATGAAGCTAGCGGTTCTTTTAGCTTCCAAAGAGACAGTCACACAGGCCGATTTTAGCTAG
- a CDS encoding ferredoxin has product MPKYTIVDQDTCIACGACAIYAPKVFDYNVYGLAFNQLDSNSGTQPIPADDIENVILAEQACPSLSIKIASYPFDKR; this is encoded by the coding sequence ATGCCTAAATATACAATAGTCGATCAAGATACTTGTATTGCTTGTGGAGCCTGTGCAATTTATGCACCAAAGGTCTTTGACTATAATGTCTACGGATTAGCTTTTAATCAATTAGATAGTAATTCCGGCACACAGCCTATTCCCGCTGATGACATTGAAAACGTTATTCTCGCTGAACAAGCTTGTCCATCTTTATCGATAAAAATAGCGAGTTACCCTTTTGATAAACGATAA
- a CDS encoding LysM peptidoglycan-binding domain-containing protein has translation MARKSRNGRNYHSSEDDQKTQNDSEKMDEFNNESPMLSRSDSRRGKKKTVFRYPLLNILIIFFLLIPIVIIVVFLAVQHAGTSSNASDEPKSSVEVKKNDKAKEKADQEKAAEEKAKKEKAEKADQEKKAKEEEKIAAEKNKADQAQKEQQEQAEQRQKEEQQQADALKKQREQEAAAEQKKQQEAAQNSAGSHTVQQGETLWRIATNAYGGAGAKAGVEKIKQANGLSGNSVPVGTKLKIPK, from the coding sequence ATGGCACGAAAAAGTAGAAATGGACGCAATTATCACTCATCCGAAGACGATCAGAAGACACAAAATGATTCTGAGAAAATGGATGAATTTAATAATGAATCACCTATGCTATCTCGATCAGACAGCAGGAGAGGTAAAAAGAAAACCGTTTTTCGCTATCCGTTACTTAATATATTAATCATTTTCTTTTTGCTCATTCCGATTGTCATTATTGTTGTTTTTCTTGCTGTACAACATGCTGGAACAAGCAGCAATGCAAGCGATGAACCAAAATCTAGTGTTGAAGTAAAGAAAAACGATAAAGCAAAAGAAAAAGCAGATCAAGAGAAAGCTGCTGAAGAAAAAGCGAAAAAAGAAAAAGCTGAAAAAGCAGACCAAGAGAAGAAAGCTAAAGAAGAAGAGAAAATAGCCGCTGAGAAGAACAAAGCAGACCAAGCGCAAAAAGAACAACAAGAACAAGCAGAACAGCGCCAAAAAGAAGAGCAACAACAAGCGGATGCTTTGAAGAAACAACGTGAACAAGAAGCAGCAGCAGAACAGAAAAAACAACAAGAAGCTGCACAAAATTCAGCAGGTAGTCATACTGTTCAACAAGGAGAAACATTGTGGCGTATTGCGACAAATGCTTATGGGGGCGCCGGTGCAAAAGCGGGTGTTGAAAAAATTAAGCAAGCCAATGGTTTATCCGGGAATTCTGTTCCAGTAGGGACAAAATTAAAGATCCCTAAATAA
- the cmk gene encoding (d)CMP kinase, with protein MMKKICIAIDGPAAAGKSTVAKIVAKDLHFIYVDTGAMYRAVTFAAYEAGIQYQDEKQLFALLKKMILRFEPGKIQQVFINDKNVTELIRSLEVTNHVSIVAAHPLIREELQKRQQQLAELGGIVMDGRDIGTAVLPYAELKIFLLASVEERAVRRFKENQAKGFPGDLEQLKKEIEARDHLDYTRKHSPLKKAKDAIQVDTTSMSINEVANEILTLAKVKMA; from the coding sequence ATCATGAAAAAGATTTGTATTGCGATTGACGGTCCAGCTGCTGCCGGAAAAAGCACGGTTGCGAAAATTGTTGCAAAGGATTTACACTTTATTTACGTTGATACTGGAGCGATGTATCGTGCGGTGACTTTCGCTGCTTATGAGGCTGGAATTCAGTATCAAGATGAAAAGCAACTTTTTGCTTTGCTAAAAAAAATGATCCTTCGCTTTGAGCCGGGTAAAATTCAGCAAGTATTCATAAATGATAAAAACGTTACGGAACTGATTCGTAGTTTAGAAGTAACAAACCATGTTTCCATTGTCGCTGCCCATCCGCTTATTCGTGAGGAGCTGCAAAAAAGACAACAACAATTAGCTGAATTAGGTGGTATTGTTATGGATGGACGTGATATTGGCACGGCTGTTCTTCCATATGCCGAGCTTAAAATTTTCTTGCTAGCAAGTGTAGAGGAGCGTGCTGTTCGTCGTTTCAAAGAAAACCAAGCGAAAGGTTTTCCTGGTGACTTGGAGCAATTGAAAAAAGAGATTGAAGCACGGGATCATTTGGACTATACAAGAAAGCATTCGCCACTTAAAAAAGCTAAAGATGCTATTCAGGTCGATACAACGTCAATGTCGATCAACGAAGTAGCTAATGAAATTTTAACCTTAGCTAAAGTAAAAATGGCTTAA
- the ndk gene encoding nucleoside-diphosphate kinase translates to MERTYMMIKPDGVERGYIGEIISRFEKKGLKLVGAKMLQITPELAKAHYKEHAGKPFFNDLITFITSNPVFAMVLEGDHAIEFARKMMGKTNPEEASAGTIRFDYALHMNRNIIHGSDSQTSAEREIALFFNPEELVHYQKALDVWL, encoded by the coding sequence ATGGAAAGAACTTATATGATGATCAAGCCTGATGGTGTTGAACGTGGTTATATTGGTGAGATTATTTCTCGCTTTGAGAAAAAAGGGCTCAAGCTGGTTGGGGCAAAGATGTTACAAATTACCCCTGAACTAGCGAAAGCGCACTATAAAGAACACGCAGGAAAACCGTTTTTTAATGATTTAATCACCTTTATCACGTCAAATCCTGTTTTTGCGATGGTACTTGAAGGTGACCATGCGATTGAATTCGCACGTAAAATGATGGGAAAAACAAATCCGGAAGAAGCAAGTGCTGGAACCATTCGCTTTGATTATGCACTTCATATGAATCGGAATATTATTCATGGCTCAGATAGCCAAACTTCTGCTGAAAGAGAAATTGCTCTTTTTTTCAATCCAGAAGAACTTGTACATTATCAAAAAGCGCTTGATGTTTGGCTTTAA
- the folE gene encoding GTP cyclohydrolase I FolE: MEQVDKEKIAQAVKMILEAVGENPEREGLLDTPKRVARMYEEVFAGLKKDPTVHFDTVFEEEHEELVLVKDIRFSSMCEHHLVPFFGVAHVAYLPQNGRVAGLSKLVRVVDDISKRPQLQERITTTVAEIMMEKLKPLGCMVVIEAEHMCMTIRGVNKAGAKTVTSAVRGAFRTDDKLRSEVMALIKA; this comes from the coding sequence ATGGAACAAGTCGATAAAGAAAAAATTGCTCAAGCAGTTAAGATGATACTTGAAGCTGTTGGTGAAAATCCAGAGCGCGAGGGTCTGCTTGATACACCAAAAAGAGTAGCACGAATGTATGAAGAAGTATTTGCTGGACTTAAAAAGGATCCCACCGTTCATTTTGATACCGTTTTTGAAGAGGAGCATGAGGAACTCGTTCTTGTGAAGGACATTCGTTTTTCATCGATGTGTGAACACCACTTAGTTCCGTTTTTTGGCGTTGCGCACGTGGCTTATTTACCGCAAAATGGAAGAGTTGCTGGGCTTAGTAAGTTAGTACGCGTGGTTGATGATATAAGTAAAAGGCCACAATTACAAGAGCGGATAACAACGACTGTGGCTGAAATCATGATGGAAAAATTAAAGCCGCTTGGTTGCATGGTGGTTATTGAGGCTGAGCATATGTGTATGACGATTCGTGGCGTAAACAAAGCTGGGGCAAAGACAGTAACAAGTGCTGTTCGAGGTGCTTTTCGTACAGATGATAAGCTTCGCAGTGAAGTCATGGCGCTTATTAAAGCATAA
- a CDS encoding heptaprenyl diphosphate synthase component 1 encodes MTYQGSRVQLKEVEQLVEDQTLYQFLNDHFEGPKTDKTQMLWLHEAMCDRDSGLSETERYRVVSATLYVILAHDTHDVIDEINDTHKLTREQRELTVLAGDFYSALYYKTMAELKMTDLLAVLQQGVQKTNTAKANVYQLNVATDAELMEQLVATKAAIFAEFARYFNKDEAFIDFASKTILLKRLLQDKAFYVETKTSLLLKAYEHGYFAKAGVAQFEDWLTQIIADVKVELNKLLSAYEGFSPALLTHLNELLNAE; translated from the coding sequence ATGACCTATCAAGGGAGCAGAGTGCAGCTGAAGGAAGTGGAGCAATTGGTGGAAGATCAAACTTTATATCAATTTTTAAACGACCATTTTGAAGGACCTAAAACCGATAAAACGCAAATGCTGTGGCTGCATGAAGCAATGTGTGATCGTGATTCAGGACTCTCTGAAACAGAGCGGTATCGTGTGGTAAGCGCCACATTATACGTGATTTTAGCTCATGATACGCATGACGTCATTGATGAAATAAATGATACGCATAAATTAACAAGAGAACAACGAGAATTAACCGTTCTTGCTGGTGATTTTTATAGTGCACTTTATTACAAAACAATGGCTGAACTCAAAATGACTGATTTATTAGCTGTTTTGCAGCAAGGAGTCCAAAAGACAAATACAGCAAAGGCAAATGTGTATCAATTAAATGTTGCAACGGATGCGGAATTAATGGAACAACTTGTTGCAACAAAGGCGGCCATCTTTGCCGAATTTGCGCGTTATTTTAATAAAGATGAAGCATTTATCGATTTTGCAAGCAAGACCATTTTGCTCAAACGCTTGCTTCAAGATAAAGCTTTTTATGTGGAAACGAAAACAAGTTTATTATTAAAAGCATATGAACATGGTTATTTTGCTAAAGCAGGTGTAGCGCAATTTGAAGATTGGTTAACACAAATTATTGCAGATGTAAAGGTAGAATTAAACAAGCTCCTATCAGCATATGAAGGGTTTTCGCCTGCGCTTTTAACCCATTTGAACGAGCTTTTAAATGCTGAATGA
- a CDS encoding ATP-dependent DNA helicase RecQ — MKLEQALNEYLGFETFRPGQKEVIEATLSGENTFVMLPTGTGKTLCYQLSGHLLEGLVLIISPLLSLMQDQVERMKASGEKRVVALNSFLKPGERNTILKSLTEYKFLFMSPEMLAIPDVKKQLLTQKIALFVIDEAHCISKWGHDFRPDYLYLGQFRVEADNPVTMVLTATATQAVRADILKQLTLSQFKEIIYSVNRPNITLHVECTASKQEKSEQMLALIQKIAPPGIIYFTSKKLAEDFAQLIRKQTIFTAAHYHAEMDTVDRITIQQQFISGQIQIICATSAFGMGIDKADIRYVFHFHLPADLESYMQEIGRAGRDGLPSLAILFYAAGDEQIQRQLFHRDLPSLEALHLSSALKETLPISEQRFLNYFLNSGLTEQEMQNKLSERLASKEENLQVMVGYIKTMTCRRSYILNYFNEKNITETMPCCDIDGASLESFYIQNENIDLPLYSWQSYLSYLLLSEIKDE, encoded by the coding sequence ATGAAGCTAGAGCAAGCACTTAATGAGTATCTAGGTTTTGAGACATTTAGGCCAGGCCAAAAAGAAGTAATTGAAGCAACTTTAAGCGGAGAGAATACATTCGTCATGCTGCCAACAGGTACGGGAAAAACCCTTTGCTATCAGCTTTCTGGACATTTGCTTGAAGGTCTGGTTTTAATTATCTCCCCGCTGCTTAGCTTGATGCAAGATCAAGTAGAGCGAATGAAAGCTTCTGGGGAAAAACGCGTAGTAGCTCTAAACAGCTTTTTGAAACCAGGAGAAAGAAACACTATTTTAAAATCGCTTACTGAATATAAATTTCTTTTTATGTCGCCTGAAATGTTGGCCATTCCGGATGTTAAAAAGCAACTACTAACACAAAAAATAGCACTTTTTGTCATTGATGAAGCTCATTGTATTTCAAAGTGGGGACATGACTTTAGACCAGATTATCTTTATTTAGGTCAGTTTAGAGTAGAGGCAGATAACCCGGTAACTATGGTCTTAACCGCAACAGCTACGCAAGCCGTTCGCGCAGATATTTTAAAACAACTTACATTATCACAATTTAAAGAAATCATTTATTCTGTTAACCGTCCGAACATTACATTGCATGTGGAATGTACAGCGAGTAAGCAAGAGAAAAGCGAGCAAATGCTAGCGCTGATTCAAAAAATAGCACCACCAGGTATTATTTATTTCACAAGCAAAAAACTGGCTGAAGATTTTGCTCAATTAATACGAAAGCAAACAATATTTACAGCTGCACACTACCATGCCGAGATGGATACAGTAGATCGGATTACAATCCAGCAGCAATTTATCAGTGGGCAAATCCAGATTATTTGTGCAACAAGTGCATTTGGAATGGGAATTGATAAAGCGGATATTCGCTATGTATTCCATTTTCATTTACCAGCTGATCTGGAGTCTTATATGCAAGAGATTGGGCGAGCTGGTCGTGATGGGCTTCCAAGTTTAGCTATTTTGTTTTATGCAGCAGGGGATGAACAGATTCAACGTCAACTATTTCATCGTGATCTGCCAAGTTTAGAAGCGCTGCATTTATCAAGCGCGTTAAAAGAAACTTTACCGATAAGCGAGCAGCGTTTTTTGAACTATTTTCTAAATAGTGGTTTGACTGAACAAGAAATGCAAAATAAATTAAGCGAACGCTTAGCTTCAAAAGAAGAAAATTTGCAAGTAATGGTGGGGTACATAAAAACAATGACATGTAGGCGTTCTTACATTTTGAACTACTTTAATGAAAAAAATATAACTGAAACGATGCCTTGCTGCGACATTGATGGGGCTTCATTAGAATCATTTTATATCCAAAACGAAAACATAGATTTACCACTTTATTCGTGGCAAAGTTATTTAAGCTATCTTTTACTATCTGAAATAAAAGATGAATAA